One genomic region from Uloborus diversus isolate 005 chromosome 2, Udiv.v.3.1, whole genome shotgun sequence encodes:
- the LOC129216696 gene encoding uncharacterized protein LOC129216696, with amino-acid sequence MLTVLCDCESIINSRPLTYVSDDVQDLTPITPSMFLQEIREIGVPDLDVLDHQKLNKRHAYTQKIRKDLRSRFRVEYLGQLRQPVTNRNNSPVLKVGDLVIVWTDNCKRIDWPLGRVLEVFTSKDGCVRVAKVKTKTGVFIRPVKKLCSLELGAVSSCELQKLKPPPVTVLEDLCCTTTTSSSPSLTALKLSSGVPSPELKVGSVENAQELN; translated from the coding sequence ATGTTAACAGTCCTCTGCGACTGTGAGAGTATCATAAATTCGCGACCGTTGACTTACGTTAGTGATGACGTTCAAGATCTTACCCCGATTACACCTTCCATGTTTTTGCAAGAGATTAGAGAAATCGGTGTTCCAGACTTAGATGTGCTGGATcatcagaaattaaataaacgtCACGCGTATACACAGAAAATACGAAAAGATCTCCGTTCGAGATTTCGAGTGGAATATCTCGGACAGTTGCGACAACCTGTGACTAATAGAAATAATTCTCCAGTTCTAAAAGTTGGTGACTTAGTTATCGTGTGGACAGATAACTGTAAAAGAATTGACTGGCCACTCGGAAGAGTTCTAGAAGTGTTCACAAGTAAGGATGGATGTGTGCGAGTTGCTAAAGTCAAGACAAAAACGGGTGTCTTCATTCGTCCTGTTAAAAAGTTGTGTTCTCTGGAGTTGGGAGCGGTGTCATCTTGTGAGCTTCAAAAGTTAAAACCCCCTCCTGTGACTGTTCTTGAGGATTTGTGTTGCACCACCACCACCAGTTCATCACCTAGCCTGACAGCATTGAAGTTGAGTTCCGGAGTCCCGAGCCCTGAACTCAAGGTGGGGAGTGTGGAAAACGcccaagaactgaactga